The genome window gcgtattgttacgtctcctcctgttatccctgccacgacggcggtacggttcgtgccgagggcgagggtggtactgcctctgtggtggttgaggcttaaagggcttgcgctgtgtcaccggggtatgcattcctaatgactttagggttgctcgcgagtccttgaggctatgtagcctggcgtccgtttggtctgagaacaagcctgacccttcaaacgggaggtcctgcagggtggtctgcacctctggcggaaggtctgaagcctgtaaccatgccgaacgcctcatcactatCCCTGACGCAATCGTTCTAGCCGCTGCGTCGGCTGaatcgagggaggcctgcaatgaggtcttggccaccgccatcccctcgtccaccagggccgtgaactcaggaTGTGCGTCCTGAGGTAGGGAGTCtttgaacttggagactgatgcccaagaattaaaattgtgcctatttagaatcgcctgctgattagcgatcctcagctggaggcctAGAGACGAATAGACTTTCCTTCCGAATAAGTCCAATCGTTTTGCCTCCTTGCCcttgggcgcaggggcttgctggccatgacgctctcactcgttgaccgccgagaccaccagcgaacaaggaggcgggtgtaaaaagaggaagtcaaaccctctagatggggcgaagtattttctctccacgctttttgcagttggtgcactggaggccggcgtttgccacaccgtcttatagttggactggactgtccgtataatcgggagagcgactctggagggcccctccgggctcaggatgtcgaccatggggtcctcctgttctacagtctcctccgcttgcaagcccagattgagggctacccggcgaagcaggtcttggtgcgcccgatgatcaatcgggggagggccggacactgtcgtgcccgctactgcctcgtccggcgaggtggaagaggtcggggccttttgTCCATCCTCACCTTCCTGCAACCCTTCATCGCCTGGTTGTtcctctggggcctgtcccacggtgtgggactgggacggtaccgtgctcggtgccgagtccgctccctcccgctcctgcggtctagagaccgttgcctccttgTGAGAGGGCGGGCGGTACCGCggagagcgggatcggtaccccgatggcccggatctcgaggtcctggatgggggcccttgctggtggtaggcccagggtgtccagaacggCCATTGGCTTGGTTGGCCCCATTGGGGATGGCCAGAGGCTTCATAGTCATACTAGCCTGtgccctatgggcatacccgccgtaccggcccgagtcagtctccgacaccacggacggtgatctggaaggccacggcggagccgtagaacggtgccggtccgggtttggggagtagtgCCTCCAcgaccaggacctggagtagcgtctcgccgacctggacctggatcggtaccggtgaccacgggaccgggaacgactacggGTGGTCGGTCTCGGGGAACGTACCGCCGACGCATCCCGGTGCCGACTCGAGTATggctgctgagtcggtgccgaccgcttacTGAGGCCCGACTGCTGCGACGCTTTCTGCgcggagggcaaccgggagtccactgaggtggagctcgaccgggaccggtgccttgaacggtgccgagatggcgaccgtgatgggcgcaccatcgccggcttgcctctgtgtggcagTCTCGGCGGAGTGTCCTCAGTTTGTGGAGGGCCCTCaacggacaatgcaatgaggtcctttgctgcctcaaatgtgtccggagtggagggctgttccaagagctcctccagcccttcttcctcactcgacgcgcctatcccggggctcgacgggcctttcggcgccggagccactaccggggcctGTGCCGGGGCCGTGCCGGTCTTGGGTGCACTCGAGGTCTTCGCTGGCGCTAACCTCTTAtgtggggagcgtcctcgggccttgggttggcccttcgattttgtcggcgaagacgaccggtgccGTACATGCCCCCGTTGGGTCAGTGCCGTGGGCTTCGAGTGACCCGCCGGCGCCagttcccgcaccgatgccggggcgctccgcactgaggcagacggtgccgccgaagtggagggctgtaacgccgtctccatgagcagctgcttgaggcgaaagtctctttctttcttagttctgggcttaaaggccttgcagatcttgcagcgctctttctggtgagcttcccccaggcagcggagacatGAGTTGTGGGGGttgctcaatggcataggcttacggcacgtggcacaagccttgaagccttgggcgtgcggcatgccccgccgcccagggccggtgctggggttgaccaagcaaccatggcaggaactttaagtacctaatgagctgttaactactaagcttaacactaactactaatAACTGATAACTGTTGTAGATAccactaatgactatgctaagggacactctcagacgagagacagagttgttccaacgccgccacggacggtaagaaggaactggaggggtcgggtcggcagggatatatataccctagagcggggcgccgctctggcgggagggagcgggccctgccggcccgacgggagccactaagggaaaaagtttccgacgtccgtgcacgcggcgcgcgtacacctaatgtgtaatggacgtgaacaatcactcgaagaagaaactgGATGAAAAGGCAGCCAGAAATGCCTGTCAGAAACAGAAAAAGTTAAGTGTAAAAGTGAGATCTCAGCAAgctaaaaaagagaaggaaaacaagGTAGTGAAAGCAGAACTAAATTGGAACACTGCTAGAATACAACAGGTGACAGTTAAGCAGCCCACAGTTATGCTCTCTTGTTTGATTGTAATTTGAAAAGTCTCCTTGTAATCTTTAAGAATATCAACCCTACTTTAACTTTCTCCTCTCTGAAACCATCAGCTGAATAagatgaaaagatttttttaatttctcataaTAAAATGCCTAACCCACAGCAAGGAATCACAGTAAATCATAACAAcaaattacattttgtttcttttcaaccTTAAAGAAACATAAGATGTAATCAGCCTTGGATGCCAAAAACTACTTGTACAGATTCTAACACTTTAAAATTGATTGTTAATTTATCAGGATAAGAGAATGTGCAGCTACATGGATTCAAGAAAAAACAGTgattcacaaaaacaaaacataattgGATGgttgtagattaaaaaaaaatattataatctGGAAAGACTTCCACCTTCATCTTGATGGGCGAACGAGACAAAACTACTAAAATAAAAAGTAACAATAATCCTCAACAAATCAAAAGACTTAAAAAATTGTTAAAACCatcctgcttttcttttaaataagagAGATCAATTTTTTTTTGGACCTAGCTATTGGCTAAAATGAAGCTAAAAGTCCCTATTATTTAACTATATAATCCAAACATTTATCTTTGTTACAAATTGATAGATTGGATTGATCCATGCACATCACCCCACCTCCTAGAACATGTGTGCACCCAAATAAACACATGCACttaagatttttgttgttgtttttcaaataGTTTTACTTAAATTTCTATACTTAAATACATGCATCAAAAATCAATATCATTAATAAATAAATCTCAGAGTATCTACACAATTTGATAAAGCCCTTACATACGGTAATAACTATATGATCTgacaatttttttacattcatcctTTTTCCAAGACTATCTTTGTAGCAGTATAGTctaagtatgtcttgtgaggtatcatttgaaaactcataatctgctgaaaaTTACATACAATGTTACCACACGTAATTTACCAGGATGATAAAATTGTAACATTCTACTGTGTGGGATTGCTACATTTAGAAAAACAGGCACAGGCCAGTTCCTTACAGGCAGAGGGCTAGCCAACACCTTAATCCACTTGATTATGCTGATATCTGGCTATTGTGGAGTAGCACCTGGATAAACAGCCATTTTTttgcaggaagaagggtgtgagcaagaaTTTTGCCAATATGTAAAGACACATTCCCCAGGCCTCCTCTCACCTGAACCCCAGAGGGATATTACCTCTGTATAAGGAGAGAGGAAAAATTACCTCTCTCCTCCACTCCTCTCCACTCATAGCAGCAACACCACctaaagaaacacttaactgacagacAGGTCCTAGCCTGGAGGCCTCCATACAGTACAGACTGTGAAGAGCATATGGTAAGAAAAAGCTTAGTTTTGAATCCATTTAACTTGCTAAATTaggtattactttgcattttatcttattttctttttaaccaaATCTCACTTTTATGCCTCAGTACTTGTAATAatttaaaacagacaaacaatCTCAAACATTTTGGCTgggaccccctttgaaaatattgcaGGCTGTGACAACCTCCCTccccataccatgccactcttaGTTAtgcgctgccttcaaagctgggcagtgATACAGCATCAGCTGCTGACCtggcatggtatggtactgccacccgtacttctgcactgctgctggcagcggtgctgccttcacagctgggcacccagctagcagccaccactctccagccacccagctctaaaggcagcacgcAAGTAAGGTttgcaataccgcaaccccctttCTCATCAGGGCCCCCAGTTGGAGAACTGCTGActtttaactacagaaagaaagaatAACAATAAAACAATTGTATTAGCTAACCAGTGCATTTGGGACCTTCCACTTGAGATAACATGGCTTCAGcgtatcattttctattaatgaaacaACAGCCTTTATATGAGCTCATGCTGTCCACTAGTGtcctgggcagtacaagatgcacattgctggaggtgagggggagtctgagactgggaatttgctgctCTTCTCCTGCAGCGTAACATTGTGTGGCTGGTTGCCGACACTCATGCTGTATAGCTGGGAGTAATTCACAACCTGGAGGCTGTGTATGAACTGACCAGTAGTGGTGCttatcacagcaaagcagtgtaaaaagcaCTCCAGGTTGGAGAACTAAGGGGACACATCTGTTCAACACCCTTTCATGCACCTCTTCCCGCCCAGGCTTTGATGCAGccaccaaccccgccccctccttcccctccccccccaccagtaCAGCCATACTAGTCATAGCAACAGTCTGGGCAACCTAACCTCTGCTCGGACAAGTCCTGGCTTTTAGGGACCACCCCAGATTATCCTTGTGTGAGGCTACCATCTCGGCTGACCCCAACGATCAGACAGGGACCTGCAGAGATAAACGCTGGAGCTTTTGCTAATGAGCAGATTCCACTGCTGGGGTGGACCAACCCACAGAGATCGGGCACAGAGGGACAACCTGTAACACACCTACATTTAGGGAGTGGGCAGGCAGGCACTCCAGGCAGGGCTATTTGCCAGGAAAGTTTCCCcaagaagtggtggaagccccagcaTTTTGGGTATTTTTATCTAGATTAAGCAAATTGTTATATGTTATTATTTACTACAGTGCTCTTCACTATCTTTGAAGTGGGGGCCACTTTGGGGAAAAAACCTTCAATGTGAGAGccggatggggctgaggggttcggactGTGGAAGGTGGCCCAGGttagggcggggtgggggggtgagggctctggggtggagctgtggatgaggggtttggggtgtgggaggggctcagggctggggcagagggttgggatgtggggtggggccagggatgaggggttcaggagggggctcagggctggggcagagggttgggatgcggggggagagctctggctgggggttcagcctttccaaccctgatattctatgattttatgaaaggaaATTTTATACAACCGTGTCCCCTAAGGAAGTTCCCGAGAGACAAGATGGAGAAACCCACATCCCACACATAGCAAGAACCAATCCCGCACTGACCCAGTAGGATGGACCCGACGGGAGCAGCTGGGCTATCTCCTCTGATTTCTGAGGCGCGGTATCGAGTTGTTTTGCTTTCAGTGGGATATTTTCACACTGCCTGACACGGCCTCCCTGACACACACCTGCAGCTGGAACATCGCTCAGATATTTACTCCAACGAGGTTTGTAAACAACAGAACATGAAAATCTATAAAACATGACTCCACTAAGCAGCTTGTTTGAGACAGAGTCAGGCATGGTAGATGAAGTGGAAGTGTCTGCAGGTAGCACAGACCTGGGGCGGATTGATACCAGACGCAAGGAGCCTGAATCTTCCACAGGCCAGGCTCCTTGGAAATGTCAGGGCAGATGTACGGTGGTAGGGCAGGTTCCTCCGTTTTCTCCTTACACTAGAAGTGATCTGGGATCCCAGCTCAGTTCTTGAAAGGTTCCTCCTCTCACTCCTGGAGTTGGTCTATTCCTTTTCAACTTGATGCTACTAGTTTAAGAGAAGCTCCCTCCACTACATGGCACATCTCCCTGCCTGGCCTGCAGTCAGGGAGCTGTGcaatggaagaggaagggcagcccTATCAAACAGTCTGGGCTTCTCACCTCTAGAAGTAGGAATTCAAGTGAGTTCAcgttggggaaggggctgagggTGAGTGATTTCTGTAGGGGGAGGGCGTCCTTCAGCTCTGCCCATTTCAGAATAATTAG of Chrysemys picta bellii isolate R12L10 chromosome 11, ASM1138683v2, whole genome shotgun sequence contains these proteins:
- the LOC135974397 gene encoding serine/arginine repetitive matrix protein 2-like isoform X1, encoding MPHAQGFKACATCRKPMPLSNPHNSCLRCLGEAHQKERCKICKAFKPRTKKERDFRLKQLLMETALQPSTSAAPSASVRSAPASVRELAPAGHSKPTALTQRGHVRHRSSSPTKSKGQPKARGRSPHKRLAPAKTSSAPKTGTAPAQAPVVAPAPKGPSSPGIGASSEEEGLEELLEQPSTPDTFEAAKDLIALSVEGPPQTEDTPPRLPHRGKPAMVRPSRSPSRHRSRHRSRSSSTSVDSRLPSAQKASQQSGLSKRSAPTQQPYSSRHRDASAVRSPRPTTRSRSRSRGHRYRSRSRSARRYSRSWSWRHYSPNPDRHRSTAPPWPSRSPSVVSETDSGRYGGYAHRAQASMTMKPLAIPNGANQANGRSGHPGPTTSKGPHPGPRDPGHRGTDPALRGTARPLTRRQRSLDRRSGRERTRHRARYRPSPTPWDRPQRNNQAMKGCRKVRMDKRPRPLPPRRTRQ